A part of Geothrix oryzae genomic DNA contains:
- a CDS encoding CoA-binding protein: MSVTDRIQSFLDSGSFAVVGASTDRSKYGNKVLRCYQQHGKEVYPINPKAPEVEGLKAYPSLGALPVRVPAISIITPPAATESVVREAAAAGVKHIWMQPGAESDAAIATAEALGMSVIAGGPCLLVVMGYHE; the protein is encoded by the coding sequence ATGTCCGTCACCGACCGCATCCAGTCCTTCCTGGACTCCGGCTCCTTCGCCGTGGTGGGCGCCAGCACGGACCGCTCGAAGTACGGGAACAAGGTGCTGCGCTGCTACCAGCAGCATGGGAAAGAGGTCTATCCCATCAACCCCAAGGCGCCGGAGGTGGAGGGTCTGAAGGCCTACCCCTCGCTGGGAGCGCTGCCGGTGCGGGTGCCGGCCATCTCGATCATCACGCCGCCCGCCGCCACGGAGTCGGTGGTGCGCGAGGCTGCGGCCGCAGGTGTGAAGCACATCTGGATGCAGCCCGGCGCCGAGAGCGACGCGGCCATCGCCACGGCCGAAGCCCTGGGGATGAGCGTCATCGCCGGGGGGCCCTGCCTGCTTGTGGTGATGGGCTATCACGAGTGA